In the Campylobacter lari genome, GCTCATTTAATACAATGACAGAAATTACTCTTCTTTTCATTTTTTATCCTTGTTTTTATAGCTAGGTAAAATCATATTATAAATAGCTCCACCTGCAGGTACCATAGGCAATACATCTTCATAACGATCTATAGCTACATTTAAAACACAAGTTTTTTTAGATTCTAAGGCTACTTTAAAAGCTTTTTGAAATTCTTCTTTACTAAAGACATTATAACCCTCACAATGAAAACCTTTAGCAATAGTGACAAAATCAGGCTGGCTTGTTAAATCTGTATTAGAAAATCTTTCTTTATAGAACATACTTTGCCATTGTCTTACCATGCCTAAAAAAGAATTATTTAAAATGATATTAATCACTTTAATTCCATAAGCACTTGCTGTCATTAGCTCTTGGATATTCATTAAAAAAGAACCATCGCCTACAAAATTTACCACCACTTCTTCATCCACAGCTAATTTAGCTCCAAGCGCAGCTGGTAAAGAATACCCCATAGTTCCTTGCCCACCACTTGTTGCAAGTTGTCTTGCATAATTAAACGGATAAAATTGTGCTACCCACATTTGATGCTGTCCTACATCAGTAATTATCCTTGCATCAGGAGCTAATCTAGCACATTCTTCTATAACCCATTGAGGTTTTAAAACTTCATCACTGTCTTCATAGATTAAAGGATATAATTGCTGATATCTTTGTAAAGTTTTAAACCATTCTTGGTATTTTGTATTATCAAAACTTTCTTTTTTTAATTCTTCTAAGGTATCTAAAATAACACTTTTAATATCCCCAACTATAGGAAAATGCGCTTCGATGATTTTAGAAATAGAGCTTGGATCTATATCAATATGAACGATTTTTGCACCCTTAGCAAATTCACTTGTTTTACCAGTAATCCTATCATCAAACCTAGCGCCCACAGCAATGAGTAAATCACACTCACTTAAAGCAATATTTGCACAATAACTCCCATGCATGCCTGCCATTTTTAAATTAAGCTCATCATCACTTCTTAAAGTTCCTAGAGCCATCAAGGTTTCAACTGCAGGAATTTGACAAAAATGAATTAATTCTCTTAATTCATCACTAGCATTAGAAGCTATACAACCTCCACCTAAGTAAAATAAAGGTTTTTGAGCATTTTTAATCAAACTTACTAATTTTTTAATTTGTTTGATATTTCCTTTATAGGTTGGTTTATAAGTTTTCATAGAAATTTCTTTAGGATAATGCCATTTACCTATAGCAGCAGTAACATCTTTTGGTATATCAATATGCACAGGCCCTTTTCTACCTGTTGTAGCAATATAAAAAGCTTCTTTTAAAATTTTAGGTAATTCTTCGATATTTTTTACTAAATAATTATGCTTTACACAAGGTCTTGAAATACCTATAGCATCAATTTCTTGAAAAGCATCTGTTCCTATTAAAGAATTTGCAACTTGAGCTGAAATTAAAACTAAAGGTATAGAATCACTATAAGCAGTAGCTAAACCTGTAACTGTATTAGTAAAACCAGGTCCACTTGTAACTACTGCCACACCAACCTCACCACTCATTCTAGCATAAGCATCAGCACTATGCAAGGCTGCTTGCTCGTGTCTTACTAAAATGTGTTTAAAATGAGTTTGCTTATAAATTTCATCATAAATATTTAAAGCCGCACCACCGGGATAACCAAAAACTACTTTAACATTTTCTTCTTTTAATGCTTCACAAATCATTTGCGAGCCATTTAGCTCTTTCATTATTTTACCTTTTTGCTTAAAATGGAAAATATTATAACGATAATTTAATAAATATTATTTTATAAGGAGAGTTTCTTGAAAAATCAAGAAACTACTTGTGCTTTTTTAGCGTATTCTATACCTAAATCAAAAGCTTTAGCATTTGCTTCTTTAGTTTTTGCAGGTACCATATCAAGCATAGTTTGTTTTAATGCATCAATATCAATACATTTACTCATATAAGCAGCTATAGCTAGAGCAACAACTGATTGAGTAGCTACATTACCTACTTCTTCTTTAGCTATAGTAATAATAGGAATTTCAAAAATTTTCCATCTAGCATAATCTTCTTTGCTTGGATGAACTAAATTTGGCTCTACAATTATAACGCCACCATTACTAACACCATCTTTAAAACTATGATAACCCTTATCAGCAGTTGAAAGCATAAAACTAACTTCACCTTCTACTGCATAAGGAAAAAAGATTTCATTTTCATCAATGATAATATCAACCTTAGTTGGCCCACCTCTAACTTGAGAAGTATAAGTAGAAGCTTTAAAAGCATTGCGTCCTTCTTTAATGGCAGCTTTAGCTAAAATTTCACCTGCAGTGATAACCCCTTGTCCACCTTCACCGCAAAATCTTAATTGATATTTCATTTTAATGCTCCTAAATCAACCATTCTTTTTTCTTTCAAAGCTCTTCTAACCTCTTCATAAGCTTCACAATATTCTACCTTGCTTTCATCTTGGTGTAAAATTCCTGTAGGAAATTTATCTGCTTTTTGCTCATAGTCTAATTGTTCAAATTTAGACTTTTCAACACAACGATTTTTAATCCAATCAAGCATGCTTACAGCTTCGCCCATTTTATTTTTTCTACCAAGATTAATATGGCAGTTTGAAAATACATCTACAAAACTATAACCCTTGTGCGATAAAGCTTTAAAAATGATATTTTCAAGTTTATTTGCCTCTATAACATTTGTTCTTGCTACAAAAGAAGCTCCTGCAGCTTTAGTAAGCTCACAAGCATCAAAATTTGGGTCTATATTACCTGCTTGAGCAGTAACAGTATAAAAGCCTTGCGGGGTAGTTGGCGAAGTTTGTGAATTTGTAAGACCATAAATAAAATTATTGATTAAAATATGGGTTAAATCTATATTTCTTCTACATCCATGAATGGTGTGATTTCCACCAATTGCTAACGTATCACCATCTCCGCTTACTACAATTACATGTTTTTTAGGATTTGCTAGTTTAATCCCTGTTGCATAAGCAATAGCTCTACCATGGGTAGTATGCACTGTATTACAATTTACATAAGAACTCATTCTACCACTACAACCTATACCAGAAACTAAGCAAACATCATCCATATTCCAGCCAAGTTTTTGAATAGCTCTAATAATAGCTTTTAAAACAACGCCATCCCCACAACCCCAGCACCATTGTGTTGGAAGTTTATCTACTCTTAAATATTCATCATAATTAAAAGCCATTTTACATATTCTCCTTTACTTTAGCAATAATTTCACTTGGGGTTATAGGGCGACCATTTGCACGGTGCAAGCTAATAAAATCATCTCTTTTACTTACTCTTTGAATTTCTTCTAAATATTGCCCCATATTAAGCTCACTTACCATAACTTTTTCAAATTTAGATACCACTTGAGTTATTTTTTTCTCAGCTACTGGATAAAGCGTGATTGGTCTAAAAAGTCCTACTTTTAAACCCTCTTCTCTAAGTCTTAAGATAGCTTCTTTGGCAGATCTTGCAACGCTTCCATAAGCAATGATTAAAAACTGCGCATCATCACACATAAACTCTTCATAAGTGCAAATTTCATCGGTATTATTTTTGATTTTACCAAATAATCTTTTTATATTTTTATCTACTATCGCTCCATCTTCAGTTGGAAAACCTATATCTCCATGATGAAGCCCTGTGATATGATAACGATAACCTTCAAAGAAAGGATTTAGCGTAGCAGCTTCATTTTCCCCTGCTGCATAAGGTTTATAATCTTTTTTATCGCCCGTAAATTTTTTACGGTTGATAATTTCTAATTCTTCTAAATCAGGTAATTTTGCCTTACCATTCATATGTCCTATAGTTTCATCTAAAAGTAAAAATACTGGTGTCATGTATTTTTCAGCTAGATTAAAAGCTCTAATGGTTTCAGTGTAAGCTTCTTCCAATGAAGCAGGAGCTAAAGCTATGCTTGCATAATCTCCGTGTGTTGGAGCTTTTGCTTGAAATAAATCTCCTTGTGCAACTCTTGTTGGAAGACCAGTTGATGGACCACCTCTCATAACATTTACAATTACTAGTGGAATTTCAGCTATAAAACCCAAACCAATTTGCTCAGCTTTTAAAGAAATTCCAGGTCCACTACTTGCTGTCATGGATTTTACCCCGCTCATAGAAGCACCCAAAGCCACACTAATACCTGAAATTTCATCTTCCATTTGTATAAAAGTACCATCATTTTTTGGTAGCATATGACTTAATTCATGTGCTATTTCAGAACTTGGGGTAATTGGATAACCACCAAAAAATTTACAGCCACAATCAATTGCAGCTTTTGCTACTAAAACATTACCTGTTGATATCACTTCTCTCATTATTTTTCCTATGCGTTTAATTTTTTATATTTATTTTCTTTAATAGCTTGTGCTCTTTCTTTAGCTTCTGGCGTAAGTTTTGCAAATTTAAATTCATCTCTTTTAGCAACAAAAATTGCAAAATCAGGACAATGACTTTCACATTCACTACAGCCTATACAAGAATCAGGATGAACCACTTCTATCATCTGTCCTAAAACTGCGCTGATTTCATCTCTCATTGCTAAAACTCCAGCTGGACAATAACTAACACAGATATTACAAGCTT is a window encoding:
- a CDS encoding 2-oxoglutarate ferredoxin oxidoreductase subunit beta, which produces MAFNYDEYLRVDKLPTQWCWGCGDGVVLKAIIRAIQKLGWNMDDVCLVSGIGCSGRMSSYVNCNTVHTTHGRAIAYATGIKLANPKKHVIVVSGDGDTLAIGGNHTIHGCRRNIDLTHILINNFIYGLTNSQTSPTTPQGFYTVTAQAGNIDPNFDACELTKAAGASFVARTNVIEANKLENIIFKALSHKGYSFVDVFSNCHINLGRKNKMGEAVSMLDWIKNRCVEKSKFEQLDYEQKADKFPTGILHQDESKVEYCEAYEEVRRALKEKRMVDLGALK
- a CDS encoding acetolactate synthase large subunit, whose amino-acid sequence is MKELNGSQMICEALKEENVKVVFGYPGGAALNIYDEIYKQTHFKHILVRHEQAALHSADAYARMSGEVGVAVVTSGPGFTNTVTGLATAYSDSIPLVLISAQVANSLIGTDAFQEIDAIGISRPCVKHNYLVKNIEELPKILKEAFYIATTGRKGPVHIDIPKDVTAAIGKWHYPKEISMKTYKPTYKGNIKQIKKLVSLIKNAQKPLFYLGGGCIASNASDELRELIHFCQIPAVETLMALGTLRSDDELNLKMAGMHGSYCANIALSECDLLIAVGARFDDRITGKTSEFAKGAKIVHIDIDPSSISKIIEAHFPIVGDIKSVILDTLEELKKESFDNTKYQEWFKTLQRYQQLYPLIYEDSDEVLKPQWVIEECARLAPDARIITDVGQHQMWVAQFYPFNYARQLATSGGQGTMGYSLPAALGAKLAVDEEVVVNFVGDGSFLMNIQELMTASAYGIKVINIILNNSFLGMVRQWQSMFYKERFSNTDLTSQPDFVTIAKGFHCEGYNVFSKEEFQKAFKVALESKKTCVLNVAIDRYEDVLPMVPAGGAIYNMILPSYKNKDKK
- a CDS encoding 2-oxoglutarate:acceptor oxidoreductase, delta subunit; protein product: MLMVAPENTPVWVDEARCKACNICVSYCPAGVLAMRDEISAVLGQMIEVVHPDSCIGCSECESHCPDFAIFVAKRDEFKFAKLTPEAKERAQAIKENKYKKLNA
- a CDS encoding 2-oxoacid:acceptor oxidoreductase family protein, translating into MKYQLRFCGEGGQGVITAGEILAKAAIKEGRNAFKASTYTSQVRGGPTKVDIIIDENEIFFPYAVEGEVSFMLSTADKGYHSFKDGVSNGGVIIVEPNLVHPSKEDYARWKIFEIPIITIAKEEVGNVATQSVVALAIAAYMSKCIDIDALKQTMLDMVPAKTKEANAKAFDLGIEYAKKAQVVS
- a CDS encoding 2-oxoglutarate synthase subunit alpha, whose translation is MREVISTGNVLVAKAAIDCGCKFFGGYPITPSSEIAHELSHMLPKNDGTFIQMEDEISGISVALGASMSGVKSMTASSGPGISLKAEQIGLGFIAEIPLVIVNVMRGGPSTGLPTRVAQGDLFQAKAPTHGDYASIALAPASLEEAYTETIRAFNLAEKYMTPVFLLLDETIGHMNGKAKLPDLEELEIINRKKFTGDKKDYKPYAAGENEAATLNPFFEGYRYHITGLHHGDIGFPTEDGAIVDKNIKRLFGKIKNNTDEICTYEEFMCDDAQFLIIAYGSVARSAKEAILRLREEGLKVGLFRPITLYPVAEKKITQVVSKFEKVMVSELNMGQYLEEIQRVSKRDDFISLHRANGRPITPSEIIAKVKENM